From a single Georhizobium profundi genomic region:
- a CDS encoding YcjX family protein codes for MARSLTTFSDEARIAFDNIADRAAGLIHPSIRFGVTGLSRAGKTVFITALVHNLLHGGRLPLFNAHHTGRIARTYLEPQPDDDVPRFQYEDHVRALIEDRLWPDSTRAISQLRLTVEYESASGWNRMLSAGKLSIDIVDYPGEWLLDLPLLAQDFREFSANAVELARSRARADLAEQWLARATAIDPKATADETSARELAQLFATYLKACKSDARALSTLPPGRFIMPGDLEGSPALTFSPLPDLPPTGSAPKGSVWAMMERRFESYKQVVVKPFFREHFARLDKQIVLVDALQAMNAGPDAVRDLERALGDILSCFRTGRNSLLTSLFTRRIGRVLIGATKADHLHHESHDRLEAIVRRLVDRAAERIHYSGAGIDVMALAAVRATREASIDEGGETLPVIVGTPIRGEKIAGQTFDGETKTAVFPGDLPEKPDSIFEALDQKPHGEPVTDINFVRFRPPQLERTAEGITLSLPHIRLDRALEFLFGDDLA; via the coding sequence GTGGCGCGTTCGCTGACGACTTTTTCCGATGAGGCGCGCATTGCCTTCGACAACATCGCCGACCGTGCCGCGGGCCTGATCCATCCCTCCATCCGTTTCGGTGTCACGGGCCTGTCGCGGGCCGGCAAGACGGTGTTCATCACCGCACTGGTTCACAATCTCCTGCATGGCGGTCGCCTGCCGCTCTTCAATGCCCACCACACCGGCCGCATCGCGCGCACCTATCTGGAGCCGCAGCCCGACGACGACGTCCCGCGCTTCCAGTACGAAGATCACGTCCGCGCGCTTATCGAAGACCGGCTCTGGCCGGATTCGACCCGCGCCATCTCCCAGCTTCGCCTGACGGTCGAATACGAGTCCGCAAGCGGCTGGAATCGCATGCTGTCTGCCGGAAAGCTGTCGATCGATATCGTCGACTATCCCGGCGAATGGCTGCTCGATCTTCCTTTGCTGGCCCAGGACTTCCGCGAATTCAGCGCCAATGCCGTCGAGCTCGCCCGTTCGCGCGCCCGCGCCGATCTCGCCGAGCAATGGCTTGCCCGCGCCACGGCCATCGACCCGAAGGCGACCGCCGACGAAACCAGCGCCCGCGAGCTTGCGCAGCTCTTCGCCACTTATCTCAAGGCCTGCAAGTCGGACGCCCGCGCGCTCTCCACCCTGCCGCCCGGCCGCTTCATCATGCCGGGCGATCTTGAAGGTTCGCCCGCGCTCACCTTCTCGCCTCTGCCCGATCTGCCGCCCACAGGCAGCGCGCCGAAAGGCTCGGTCTGGGCAATGATGGAGCGCCGTTTCGAAAGCTATAAGCAGGTCGTGGTGAAGCCGTTCTTCCGCGAACATTTCGCCCGCCTGGACAAGCAGATCGTGCTCGTGGACGCGCTTCAGGCGATGAATGCCGGCCCCGACGCGGTGCGTGATCTGGAACGCGCGCTCGGCGATATCCTGTCCTGCTTCCGGACCGGCCGCAATTCGCTGCTGACCTCGCTCTTCACGCGCCGCATCGGCCGCGTGCTGATCGGCGCCACCAAGGCCGATCATCTCCACCATGAAAGCCATGACCGGCTGGAAGCCATCGTCCGCCGGCTGGTCGATCGCGCTGCCGAGCGCATCCACTATTCCGGTGCCGGCATCGATGTGATGGCGCTCGCCGCCGTGCGCGCCACCCGCGAAGCCAGTATCGACGAGGGCGGCGAGACGCTGCCCGTCATCGTCGGAACGCCCATTCGGGGCGAGAAGATTGCCGGGCAAACCTTCGACGGCGAAACGAAAACCGCTGTGTTCCCAGGGGACTTGCCGGAGAAACCGGATTCGATCTTTGAAGCGCTGGACCAAAAACCACATGGCGAGCC
- a CDS encoding SixA phosphatase family protein, giving the protein MLRIYLLRHARAVWAEPGTRDFDRALDARGREDARALGLEMAAKDLRPDRVICSSAKRCRETWDLLAEALPVSDVTFTETLYVEGQAGYLDIIQDLEDTGSVMLVGHNPMIEDTTAALLERDGGTIGAELRRGFPTCGLAIIDLTNAASGMSARKATLHAFLKPVEA; this is encoded by the coding sequence ATGCTTCGCATTTATCTGCTGCGCCACGCGCGCGCCGTCTGGGCCGAGCCCGGCACGCGAGATTTCGATCGCGCACTGGATGCGCGGGGCCGCGAGGACGCACGTGCGCTGGGGCTCGAAATGGCGGCTAAGGATCTTCGCCCCGACCGCGTCATCTGCTCGTCGGCCAAGCGCTGCCGCGAGACCTGGGATCTCCTGGCCGAGGCGCTGCCCGTCTCCGACGTCACCTTCACCGAGACACTCTACGTCGAGGGCCAGGCAGGCTATCTCGACATCATCCAGGACCTCGAGGATACCGGATCGGTCATGCTCGTCGGCCACAATCCCATGATCGAAGATACGACCGCAGCCCTTCTGGAACGCGACGGCGGGACGATCGGCGCGGAGCTCCGTCGCGGCTTTCCCACCTGCGGCCTCGCCATCATCGACCTGACGAACGCCGCGTCCGGCATGTCTGCCCGCAAGGCCACTTTGCATGCCTTCCTGAAGCCAGTCGAAGCCTGA
- the dksA gene encoding RNA polymerase-binding protein DksA gives MGEKIDLSSYVPSEDEEFMNVKQRAYFRAKLVAWRNDILREARETLDNLAEENANHADIADRASSETDRAIELRARDRQRKLISKIDAALQRIDEGTYGYCEETGEPISLKRLDARPIATLSIEAQERHERREKVYRDE, from the coding sequence GTGGGTGAGAAGATCGACCTTTCTTCCTATGTTCCCTCCGAGGACGAGGAATTCATGAACGTCAAGCAACGGGCCTATTTCCGGGCCAAACTCGTTGCCTGGCGAAACGACATTCTCCGCGAAGCGCGCGAGACCCTCGACAATCTGGCCGAGGAAAATGCCAATCATGCCGATATTGCCGACCGCGCTTCTTCGGAAACGGATCGGGCCATCGAACTCCGTGCGCGCGATCGCCAGCGCAAGCTGATCTCGAAGATCGATGCAGCATTGCAGCGGATCGATGAGGGCACTTACGGTTATTGCGAAGAGACCGGCGAGCCGATCAGCCTGAAGCGGCTGGACGCACGTCCAATCGCGACATTGTCGATCGAGGCCCAGGAGCGCCACGAGCGGCGCGAGAAGGTCTATCGTGACGAATAG
- a CDS encoding alpha/beta fold hydrolase, with protein MPMIKTRDNTQLYVKDWGEGRPVILMHGWPLSADSWDDQAFALAEAGFRAIAYDRRGFGRSEQPWSGYDYDSLSDDLADVMAATGAEDAAIIGFSMGGGEVARYMSRHGGKGVKQAGLIASVVPFMLQTDDNPNGVPQSVFDEMTAGMKADRAEFFADFLEDFFGAEENDVSDERLHWAWGLCMQSGLRPTLACAKAFATTDFRPDTAAFEVPTLIIHGTADETVPIDASAREAVKGIRNAELKEYEDAPHGLFATHGDELTDDLIAFLKG; from the coding sequence ATGCCGATGATCAAAACCCGCGACAATACGCAACTCTACGTCAAGGACTGGGGCGAAGGCCGTCCGGTCATCCTGATGCATGGCTGGCCGCTCTCGGCCGACAGCTGGGACGACCAGGCTTTCGCGCTGGCCGAAGCGGGCTTCCGCGCTATCGCGTATGACCGCCGCGGCTTCGGGCGCTCCGAGCAGCCGTGGTCAGGCTACGACTACGACTCGCTTTCCGACGATCTGGCCGACGTGATGGCGGCGACCGGAGCAGAAGATGCCGCGATCATCGGGTTCTCGATGGGCGGCGGCGAGGTGGCGCGTTACATGTCGCGCCATGGCGGCAAGGGTGTGAAGCAGGCGGGGCTGATCGCCTCGGTGGTGCCCTTCATGCTTCAGACCGACGACAATCCGAACGGCGTGCCGCAATCGGTCTTCGACGAAATGACGGCCGGCATGAAGGCGGACCGCGCGGAATTCTTTGCGGATTTTCTCGAGGACTTCTTCGGTGCCGAGGAAAACGATGTCAGCGATGAACGCCTGCATTGGGCCTGGGGCCTGTGCATGCAATCCGGTCTTCGCCCGACGCTTGCCTGCGCGAAAGCGTTCGCGACGACCGATTTCCGGCCGGACACTGCGGCATTCGAGGTGCCGACGCTGATCATCCACGGCACGGCCGACGAGACGGTGCCAATCGACGCATCGGCCCGCGAAGCCGTGAAAGGCATCCGCAATGCGGAGCTCAAGGAATATGAAGATGCGCCGCATGGCCTGTTCGCCACCCATGGGGACGAACTGACCGACGACCTGATCGCGTTCCTGAAAGGCTAA
- a CDS encoding flagellar biosynthetic protein FliO has product MDGLFSGMLDERGSALVTAILAVSIALLALVVVFWIYRMRSGGPVTGLGGRGRRESRLAVVESAMVDTKRRIVLIRRDDVEHLILIGGPADVVVESGIGGSAQAPSIETDWGPSKEAEGQKAASTTGEPVRRAPEMPAPAPVATAPVAPSAAAAPKHFPAERFAQPSANSAEEPRVEGVRAGNPFDEAEFSAVLAAEMERNRPVKVTPFVTLDKDAAERAKASIPAIEPPQEMTPQQKKATSLQEEMARLLGEMKPERR; this is encoded by the coding sequence ATGGATGGACTGTTTTCCGGAATGCTCGACGAGCGCGGCAGCGCGCTGGTCACGGCAATTTTGGCCGTTTCGATCGCACTCCTCGCACTCGTCGTCGTCTTCTGGATCTACCGCATGCGCAGCGGCGGACCGGTCACGGGCCTTGGCGGTCGTGGGCGCCGTGAAAGTCGTCTCGCAGTGGTGGAAAGCGCCATGGTCGACACCAAGCGGCGCATCGTCCTTATCCGGCGCGACGATGTCGAGCACCTGATCCTGATCGGCGGCCCGGCCGATGTCGTGGTTGAAAGCGGCATAGGCGGATCGGCCCAAGCACCGTCCATCGAAACCGATTGGGGCCCATCGAAAGAAGCCGAGGGGCAGAAGGCCGCTTCAACGACTGGGGAGCCGGTACGCCGAGCCCCTGAAATGCCCGCACCTGCCCCTGTCGCAACTGCCCCTGTCGCACCTTCCGCTGCAGCCGCACCGAAACATTTCCCCGCAGAGCGCTTCGCTCAGCCGTCCGCAAATTCAGCGGAAGAGCCACGGGTCGAAGGCGTCAGAGCCGGCAATCCGTTCGACGAGGCCGAATTCTCCGCCGTGCTCGCCGCCGAGATGGAACGCAATCGCCCCGTCAAGGTCACGCCATTCGTCACTCTCGACAAGGATGCGGCCGAGCGCGCCAAGGCATCGATCCCCGCCATCGAGCCCCCTCAGGAAATGACCCCGCAACAGAAAAAGGCCACCTCCCTGCAAGAGGAGATGGCCCGTCTTCTTGGTGAGATGAAGCCCGAGCGCCGCTGA
- the cckA gene encoding cell cycle histidine kinase CckA — protein sequence MANKSGGEPYPSPIVDRAASPRTLMRLFLLAGVLIAAAIAFVFLRDALSPSIVLGLLGFLSLLGIFFIVSSMIGFIQVMPHRSSDPLARSFVDGQAEGTLITDRKGRAVYANAAYGQLTGAKKAADVQSVEALLSRSKESSEAVYRLTNVLREGRHGQEEFRLTRALNPASGAVGARWYRLSGRPLVLEESQSEKLFAWQLCDITAEREEQERFFKDLQHAIDYLDHAPAGFFSAGRKGDIVYINATLADWLSIDLTKFRPGSLTIAEMIAGEGMALIDSVQAEPGRNKTATLDLDLRKTNGQSVPVRLVHRVSATRDGAPGESRTIVLARNGTEGSDHSAATAEMRFTRFFNNTPMAIASVDGDGRILRTNAPFLKMFSGLVTRDDLENGARFETVIHDNDVTSFKAGLEQARDGQSDIAAVDTRHPNDPARHFRLYVNAVIDHAESREEAAIIYVVETTEQKALEEQMAQTQKMNAVGTLAGGIAHDFNNVLTAILLSADHLLLSLRPSDASFADLMEIKRNANRAAVLVRQLLAFSRKQTMRPSVLSMTDVIGDLRMLIDRLTGTNVKLAIEYGRDLWPVLTDLGQFEQVLINLAVNARDAMPKGGTVTIRTRNIGADEVGKLNYRGLEAQDCVLIEVADEGTGIPPEIIDKIFEPFFTTKDVGKGTGLGLSMVYGIVKQSGGYIYPISEVGKGTAFQIFLPRHIEVPVEATAEGEAAAAAVPVAAPQAPNAERVDLTGSAVVLLVEDEEAVRRGGKRMLETRGYTVHEAASGVEALEIMEELGGAVDIVVSDVVMPEMDGPTLLRELRKDYPDLKFVFVSGYAEEAFAKNLPADAKFGFLPKPFSLKQLAITVSETLSS from the coding sequence ATGGCCAATAAGAGTGGGGGCGAACCCTATCCGAGCCCGATCGTGGATAGGGCTGCCAGTCCCAGGACGCTGATGCGGCTGTTCCTGCTGGCGGGCGTCCTGATCGCGGCGGCCATCGCCTTCGTGTTCTTGCGCGATGCGCTGAGCCCTTCGATCGTGCTCGGGCTTCTCGGCTTTTTGTCGCTGCTGGGGATCTTCTTCATCGTCTCCTCCATGATCGGCTTCATCCAGGTGATGCCGCACAGAAGCTCCGATCCGCTGGCGCGCAGCTTCGTCGACGGGCAGGCGGAAGGCACGCTGATCACCGACCGCAAAGGCCGTGCGGTCTATGCCAATGCGGCCTATGGGCAGCTCACGGGCGCCAAGAAGGCAGCGGACGTCCAGTCGGTCGAGGCGCTTTTGTCGCGCAGCAAGGAATCGTCCGAAGCGGTTTACCGGCTGACGAACGTGCTGCGCGAAGGTCGCCACGGGCAGGAAGAATTTCGCCTGACACGGGCGCTTAATCCCGCATCGGGAGCAGTCGGCGCACGCTGGTACCGGCTGAGCGGCCGGCCGCTGGTGCTGGAAGAAAGCCAGAGCGAGAAGCTTTTTGCCTGGCAGCTTTGCGACATCACGGCGGAGCGGGAGGAGCAGGAGCGCTTCTTCAAGGACCTTCAGCACGCGATCGACTATCTCGATCATGCCCCGGCGGGCTTCTTCTCGGCGGGGCGCAAGGGCGACATCGTCTACATCAACGCCACGCTCGCCGACTGGCTCTCGATCGACCTGACGAAGTTCCGGCCCGGATCGCTGACGATCGCCGAGATGATTGCCGGCGAAGGCATGGCGCTGATCGATTCGGTCCAGGCGGAGCCCGGCCGCAACAAGACCGCGACACTCGACCTCGATCTGCGCAAGACCAACGGCCAGAGCGTGCCGGTGCGTCTCGTGCACCGGGTGTCGGCGACGCGCGACGGTGCGCCCGGTGAAAGCCGGACGATCGTTCTGGCGCGCAATGGCACCGAGGGCAGCGATCATTCCGCGGCAACGGCGGAGATGCGCTTCACGCGGTTCTTCAACAACACGCCGATGGCGATCGCTTCCGTCGACGGTGATGGGCGGATCCTGCGCACCAATGCGCCGTTCCTCAAGATGTTCTCGGGACTCGTGACCCGCGACGATCTGGAAAACGGCGCGCGCTTCGAGACGGTGATCCACGACAATGACGTGACATCGTTCAAGGCAGGGCTTGAGCAGGCGCGAGATGGGCAGAGCGATATTGCGGCCGTCGATACGCGCCACCCGAACGATCCGGCGCGGCATTTCCGGCTCTATGTAAATGCCGTGATCGACCACGCGGAATCGCGCGAGGAAGCTGCCATCATCTATGTCGTGGAGACGACCGAGCAGAAAGCGCTCGAAGAGCAGATGGCGCAGACGCAGAAAATGAATGCGGTCGGAACGCTAGCCGGCGGCATCGCGCACGATTTCAACAACGTGCTGACGGCCATCCTGCTTTCGGCCGATCACCTGCTTCTGTCGCTTCGGCCATCGGATGCGAGCTTCGCCGATTTGATGGAGATCAAGCGCAATGCCAATCGCGCGGCTGTGCTAGTGCGGCAACTGCTCGCCTTCTCGCGCAAGCAGACGATGCGCCCGAGCGTGCTTTCGATGACCGACGTGATCGGCGATCTGCGGATGCTGATCGACCGGCTCACCGGAACCAACGTGAAGCTTGCCATAGAATACGGGCGCGATCTCTGGCCGGTGCTGACCGATCTGGGGCAGTTCGAGCAGGTGCTGATCAACCTTGCGGTCAATGCCCGCGACGCCATGCCGAAGGGCGGCACGGTGACGATCCGCACGCGCAACATCGGTGCCGACGAGGTCGGCAAGCTGAATTACCGCGGGCTGGAGGCACAGGACTGCGTGCTGATCGAAGTGGCGGACGAGGGCACCGGCATTCCGCCCGAGATCATCGACAAGATCTTCGAGCCGTTCTTCACCACCAAGGACGTGGGCAAGGGCACCGGTCTCGGGCTCTCGATGGTCTACGGTATCGTCAAGCAATCGGGTGGCTACATCTATCCGATCTCGGAAGTGGGCAAAGGCACAGCGTTCCAGATTTTCCTGCCGCGCCATATCGAGGTACCGGTGGAGGCGACGGCAGAGGGCGAGGCTGCGGCAGCCGCGGTGCCCGTGGCCGCGCCACAGGCGCCGAACGCCGAGCGCGTGGATTTGACCGGCAGCGCCGTGGTGCTGCTCGTGGAAGACGAGGAAGCGGTGCGCCGCGGTGGCAAGCGCATGCTGGAGACGCGTGGCTATACGGTGCACGAGGCCGCATCCGGCGTCGAGGCGCTGGAGATCATGGAAGAGCTCGGCGGCGCGGTCGACATCGTGGTGTCGGACGTCGTGATGCCGGAAATGGACGGGCCGACGCTGCTGCGCGAATTGCGCAAGGACTATCCCGACCTGAAATTCGTGTTCGTTTCCGGCTATGCGGAGGAGGCCTTTGCGAAGAACCTGCCTGCGGACGCGAAATTCGGCTTCCTGCCCAAGCCATTCTCGCTGAAGCAGCTGGCGATCACGGTGAGCGAGACGCTGAGTTCGTAG
- a CDS encoding PAS domain-containing protein: MDDPALSGRETMKTDDALALLAAFVGRNDCPACSPVIEVLCSLPLSGVWKSELASGLLFWSPAVFDIYGFEQAEGPINFSRGMGSYHPEDREPLFEVIDRATRDRHGFSFNLRIKPGHATDDDDGWIFIRTEARFHVNEQGLDEIYGSVGISGSDERFIRTA, translated from the coding sequence ATGGATGATCCGGCGCTTTCCGGCCGTGAGACGATGAAGACGGACGATGCGCTGGCGCTGCTGGCCGCATTTGTCGGTCGCAACGACTGTCCGGCCTGCTCGCCGGTGATCGAGGTGCTGTGCAGTCTGCCTTTGTCAGGCGTATGGAAATCGGAGCTCGCCTCCGGTCTGCTCTTCTGGTCGCCGGCCGTCTTTGACATCTACGGGTTCGAGCAGGCGGAGGGGCCGATCAACTTCTCCCGCGGCATGGGTAGCTACCATCCCGAAGATCGCGAGCCGCTGTTCGAGGTGATCGACCGTGCAACCCGCGACCGCCATGGCTTCTCCTTCAATCTGAGGATCAAGCCTGGGCACGCGACCGACGATGACGATGGCTGGATCTTCATCCGGACCGAGGCACGGTTCCATGTCAACGAGCAGGGGCTGGACGAGATCTACGGCAGCGTCGGCATTTCCGGATCGGACGAACGTTTCATCCGCACGGCCTGA
- a CDS encoding OmpA family protein yields the protein MTRSAFRLRIAAAGMATALLAGCTADPFTGQQQLSNTAGGAMLGAAAGAGLGLLAGGDDRRNALLGAGIGALAGGAIGGYMDNQEARLRAQLQGTGVSVTRNGDNIILNMPSNITFGTNEASVRPDFYSTLNSVVLVLREFDRTLVDVLGHTDNVGSASYNLDLSQRRAQSVLGYLTSQGLDPRRFQAQGFGFNQPIADNSTEAGRAANRRVEIRIVPIQG from the coding sequence ATGACCCGATCAGCATTCAGGCTGCGGATTGCGGCCGCCGGCATGGCCACGGCGCTGCTAGCCGGTTGCACGGCCGACCCCTTCACCGGCCAGCAGCAGCTGTCCAACACGGCCGGCGGTGCCATGCTGGGTGCTGCGGCAGGCGCCGGTCTCGGCCTTCTGGCCGGTGGCGACGACCGCCGCAACGCGCTTCTCGGCGCCGGCATCGGGGCATTGGCCGGTGGCGCGATCGGCGGCTACATGGACAACCAGGAAGCACGCCTGCGCGCGCAACTGCAGGGCACCGGCGTTTCGGTAACCCGCAATGGCGACAACATCATCCTGAACATGCCGTCCAACATCACCTTCGGCACGAACGAAGCGAGCGTTCGCCCGGACTTCTATTCGACGCTGAATTCGGTCGTGCTGGTTCTGCGCGAGTTCGACCGCACGCTCGTCGACGTGCTCGGCCACACCGACAATGTCGGTTCGGCGAGCTACAACCTCGATCTGTCGCAGCGGCGCGCCCAGTCGGTTCTCGGCTATCTGACGTCCCAGGGCCTTGATCCGCGTCGCTTCCAGGCACAGGGCTTCGGCTTCAACCAGCCGATCGCCGACAACTCGACCGAGGCCGGCCGCGCCGCAAACCGTCGCGTCGAAATCCGGATCGTTCCGATCCAGGGTTGA
- a CDS encoding pseudouridine-5'-phosphate glycosidase, giving the protein MSPKNDASLVTYAPDVAEARASGKPIVALESTIITHGMPYPGNLEMARAVEAIVREEGATPATIAVIDGVLNVGLSDETLAALALRKDAMKLSRADLAFALAEGRTGATTVAATMIAAAHAGIGVFATGGIGGVHRGAETSFDISADLDELARTGVIVVSAGAKAILDVPKTLEVLETRGVPVVTFGSDVFPAFWSRESGLKSPLRLDTPDAIARFQKVRSAMGITGGMLIANPLPVEDEIARDVMEAHIREAMGRAEKAGVSAKAVTPFLLSELVDITSGKSLRTNIALVKANVRLATRIAVALAA; this is encoded by the coding sequence ATGAGCCCGAAGAACGACGCCAGCCTTGTCACCTATGCCCCGGATGTCGCCGAGGCGCGGGCGTCCGGCAAGCCCATCGTGGCGCTGGAATCGACCATCATCACCCACGGCATGCCCTATCCCGGCAATCTCGAAATGGCCCGTGCCGTCGAAGCCATCGTGCGTGAGGAAGGCGCGACGCCGGCGACGATCGCAGTCATCGATGGCGTCCTCAATGTCGGCCTATCGGATGAGACCCTGGCCGCGCTCGCGCTCCGCAAGGATGCCATGAAGCTCTCGCGCGCCGATCTCGCCTTCGCGCTGGCTGAAGGCCGCACCGGCGCCACCACGGTCGCTGCCACCATGATCGCCGCGGCCCATGCCGGCATCGGCGTCTTCGCCACCGGCGGCATCGGCGGCGTGCATCGCGGTGCCGAAACCAGCTTCGACATCTCCGCCGATCTCGACGAGCTTGCGCGCACCGGTGTCATCGTTGTCTCCGCTGGTGCCAAGGCCATCCTGGATGTGCCGAAGACGCTCGAAGTGCTCGAAACCCGTGGCGTGCCCGTCGTCACCTTCGGCTCGGACGTGTTTCCCGCCTTCTGGTCGCGCGAATCCGGCCTGAAGTCGCCGCTGCGCCTCGACACGCCGGACGCCATTGCGCGCTTTCAGAAGGTCCGCTCTGCCATGGGGATTACCGGCGGCATGCTGATCGCCAATCCCTTGCCGGTCGAAGACGAGATCGCCCGCGATGTCATGGAAGCGCATATCCGCGAAGCCATGGGCCGCGCCGAAAAAGCCGGCGTCAGCGCCAAGGCCGTAACGCCGTTCCTGCTCTCCGAACTTGTCGACATCACCAGCGGCAAGAGCCTTCGAACCAACATTGCGCTGGTCAAGGCCAATGTCCGTCTCGCCACACGCATCGCGGTCGCCCTCGCTGCCTGA
- a CDS encoding carbohydrate kinase family protein produces the protein MSRFLVIGGAHLDRRGQVKGALHLHASNPGHWEETAGGGAFNAARNLARLGHAVRLVAPRGGDPAGETVARAAADAGVEDTPITFLDRATPTYSAILDSQGDLVVALADMALYDAFSPRQCDRRTLRDAIADADAVLVDANIPEATITRLARRCGEAGRPLSAIAISPAKIVRLKPVLSALSCLFMNRREAEALVGPLAEDGQAQAEELRAAGIARAIVTAGSGPALAFDQQQTFLLSAIEGCTIVDVTGAGDALAAATLGALQPGLPFIEACHYGVAAASLAVESAEPAPPELTLDAVRARLALVPPIDPLHLKR, from the coding sequence ATGAGCCGATTCCTCGTCATCGGCGGTGCGCATCTCGATCGGCGCGGCCAGGTGAAGGGCGCGCTGCATCTGCACGCCAGCAATCCCGGGCATTGGGAGGAGACGGCCGGCGGCGGCGCATTCAACGCCGCTCGCAATCTCGCGCGGCTGGGGCATGCCGTCAGGCTGGTGGCGCCGCGCGGCGGCGATCCGGCCGGCGAGACCGTCGCGCGGGCAGCCGCCGATGCGGGCGTCGAAGATACGCCGATCACCTTCCTCGATCGGGCAACGCCCACCTATTCGGCGATTCTCGATAGCCAGGGCGATCTCGTCGTCGCGCTCGCGGACATGGCGCTTTACGATGCCTTTTCGCCCCGCCAGTGCGATCGCCGCACCCTGCGCGATGCCATCGCTGATGCCGATGCGGTGCTGGTCGATGCCAATATTCCCGAGGCGACGATTACCCGTCTGGCGCGACGGTGCGGCGAGGCAGGCCGCCCCTTGTCCGCCATCGCCATCTCGCCGGCCAAGATCGTGCGGCTGAAACCGGTGCTTTCCGCCCTCTCCTGCCTGTTCATGAACCGGCGCGAGGCCGAAGCGCTCGTCGGCCCGCTTGCAGAGGATGGGCAGGCGCAGGCCGAGGAGCTGCGCGCTGCAGGCATCGCCCGCGCCATCGTTACGGCGGGCAGCGGCCCGGCACTTGCCTTTGATCAGCAGCAGACGTTCCTCTTGTCCGCGATCGAAGGCTGCACCATCGTCGATGTCACGGGCGCCGGCGATGCGCTTGCTGCCGCCACGCTCGGAGCTCTTCAGCCCGGCCTGCCTTTCATCGAGGCCTGCCATTATGGCGTCGCCGCCGCCTCGCTCGCCGTCGAAAGCGCCGAGCCGGCACCACCGGAGCTGACGCTCGATGCCGTGCGGGCGCGCCTTGCTCTTGTGCCCCCGATCGATCCATTGCATCTGAAGCGCTGA
- the recA gene encoding recombinase RecA: MAQNSLRLVEDNSVDKSKALDAALSQIERAFGKGSIMKLGSNEQVVEIETVPTGSLGLDIALGVGGLPKGRIIEIYGPESSGKTTLALHCVAEAQKRGGICGFIDAEHALDPVYARKLGVDLENLLISQPDNGEQALEITDTLVRSGAIDVLIIDSVAALTPRAEIEGEMGDSLPGLQARLMSQALRKLTASISKSNCMVIFINQIRMKIGVMFGSPETTTGGNALKFYASVRLDIRRIGSVKDRDETVGNQTRVKVVKNKMAPPLKVIEFDIMYGEGISKTGELIDLGVKAGIVDKSGSWFSYNSQRLGQGRDNARQFLKDNPDTAREIEQAIRQNAGLIAENFFDDGLPDNDTDDAAAG; the protein is encoded by the coding sequence ATGGCACAGAATTCGCTGCGGCTCGTAGAGGACAATTCGGTGGACAAAAGCAAGGCTCTCGACGCGGCGCTCTCTCAGATCGAGCGCGCGTTCGGCAAGGGTTCGATCATGAAGCTCGGTTCCAACGAGCAGGTGGTCGAAATTGAAACGGTACCGACCGGCTCGCTCGGGCTCGATATCGCACTCGGCGTTGGCGGACTGCCGAAGGGCCGTATCATTGAAATCTATGGCCCTGAAAGCTCGGGCAAAACGACGCTCGCACTGCACTGCGTGGCGGAAGCGCAAAAGCGCGGTGGCATCTGCGGCTTCATCGATGCCGAGCACGCGCTCGATCCGGTGTATGCCCGCAAGCTCGGCGTCGATCTGGAGAACCTTCTGATCTCGCAGCCGGACAATGGCGAGCAGGCGCTGGAGATCACCGATACGCTGGTTCGCTCGGGTGCAATCGACGTGCTGATCATCGATTCGGTTGCGGCGCTGACACCACGCGCCGAAATCGAAGGCGAGATGGGCGACAGCCTGCCGGGCCTTCAGGCGCGTCTGATGAGCCAGGCGCTGCGCAAGCTGACGGCATCGATTTCCAAGTCGAACTGCATGGTCATCTTCATCAACCAGATCCGCATGAAGATCGGCGTCATGTTCGGCTCGCCGGAAACGACGACGGGCGGCAACGCGCTGAAATTTTATGCGTCGGTGCGCCTCGACATCCGCCGCATCGGCTCGGTCAAGGACCGCGACGAGACCGTCGGCAACCAGACCCGCGTCAAGGTCGTGAAGAACAAGATGGCGCCGCCGCTGAAGGTGATCGAATTCGACATCATGTATGGCGAAGGCATCTCCAAGACCGGCGAGCTGATCGATCTGGGCGTCAAGGCCGGGATCGTCGACAAGTCCGGCTCCTGGTTCTCCTATAACAGCCAGCGTCTGGGGCAGGGCCGCGACAATGCCCGTCAGTTCCTCAAGGACAACCCCGACACGGCGCGCGAGATCGAGCAGGCGATTCGTCAAAATGCCGGCCTGATTGCCGAGAATTTCTTCGATGACGGCCTGCCGGACAACGACACGGACGACGCCGCGGCCGGTTGA